The proteins below come from a single Mesobacillus jeotgali genomic window:
- the brnQ gene encoding branched-chain amino acid transport system II carrier protein, with product MQQKISFSTYALIGTMLFGMYFGAGNLIFPIQLGQLAGTNFWPALIGFLVTAIGLPFLGILAIGLSGSTGLRDLASRVHPVFGIGFATVLYLTIGPFFAIPRTATVPFVVGFEPYIAPGQAGLWLGIFSFVFFVIVYFFSLHPAKVMDYIGKYLTPAFLVFLFILIGISVMKPMGSFGEPSGAYADLAFITGFKEGYNTMDALASLAFGIVVINAIKGQGITTTKEIARATLKSGIFAMSLMMLIYGLITYMGASSVLAIGTFENGGQIFSAVAKHYFGPYGAILLAIIIVLACLKTSIGLITACSEFFHDLLPKVSYQRFVLLLCIVSFTIANFGLNNIIQFAVPVLMFLYPLAIILILLTLISPLFGNKQSVYAASIAMTFLVSFIDGYSALVANLPIIDISLFNSVTSLYMDHLPLYDIGLGWIIPALIGAIIGSILPKVHLPVKKYQKEL from the coding sequence ATGCAGCAAAAAATTTCGTTTTCAACTTATGCCCTGATTGGGACCATGCTATTTGGGATGTACTTTGGAGCGGGGAATTTGATTTTCCCTATTCAACTAGGACAGCTGGCAGGCACGAACTTCTGGCCTGCATTGATCGGCTTCCTGGTAACAGCCATCGGCCTCCCTTTTTTAGGCATATTGGCGATTGGCCTTTCGGGAAGCACTGGCCTGCGTGATTTAGCCAGCAGAGTGCATCCTGTTTTCGGCATCGGCTTTGCGACAGTTCTTTATTTGACGATTGGACCCTTTTTCGCAATTCCACGGACTGCAACTGTCCCGTTCGTTGTTGGGTTTGAACCCTACATTGCTCCAGGACAAGCTGGTTTGTGGCTGGGAATTTTCAGTTTCGTTTTCTTTGTCATCGTTTACTTTTTTTCACTGCATCCTGCGAAGGTGATGGACTACATTGGAAAATATCTGACACCTGCTTTTCTCGTTTTTCTATTTATATTAATTGGGATCTCTGTAATGAAGCCAATGGGCAGTTTTGGGGAACCGAGCGGTGCTTATGCAGATTTAGCTTTTATCACAGGATTCAAAGAAGGCTATAATACAATGGATGCCCTTGCATCCCTGGCATTCGGGATTGTTGTCATCAATGCCATTAAAGGGCAAGGAATTACCACCACGAAAGAAATTGCCAGGGCTACATTGAAATCCGGCATTTTCGCAATGTCACTGATGATGCTGATATATGGACTAATAACGTATATGGGAGCATCTAGCGTATTAGCCATCGGAACATTCGAGAATGGCGGACAAATTTTTTCCGCAGTCGCAAAACACTATTTTGGGCCCTACGGTGCAATTTTGCTGGCTATCATTATTGTACTGGCATGTTTAAAAACTAGCATTGGGTTAATCACTGCATGCAGCGAGTTTTTTCATGATCTATTGCCAAAGGTTTCATACCAAAGGTTTGTGCTTCTTCTTTGCATCGTTTCATTCACAATCGCAAATTTTGGTCTGAACAATATCATCCAATTTGCTGTACCGGTTCTAATGTTCCTGTACCCATTAGCGATCATCCTTATCTTATTGACTCTAATATCACCGCTTTTCGGAAATAAGCAAAGCGTATACGCCGCTTCAATTGCGATGACATTCTTAGTGAGTTTTATTGATGGATATAGCGCTTTGGTCGCGAATCTGCCAATTATCGATATTTCATTATTCAATTCTGTCACGTCATTATATATGGACCACCTTCCTCTATACGATATTGGCCTTGGATGGATCATTCCAGCTCTAATCGGGGCTATAATAGGCTCTATTTTACCTAAAGTGCATTTACCGGTGAAAAAATACCAAAAAGAACTGTAG
- a CDS encoding C39 family peptidase — MRKAILPLIFLLAGCTGADSPPPESDSAPDKQQQTETENSDEKNNSEQDSKTKAKLDAPHISQLPELERGCEVTTLAMLLQHAGKDVDKMELSKEIAHVPFEKDGMRGHPGEGFVGNMKTLDKPGLGVYHGPVAELGEAYLPGKILDLTGEEFNEVEKHVKDGRPVWVLVPSTFAVVPDKHWETWNTKKGKEKITYKWHSVLVTGFDDKNVYVNDPLGGKNDKLSKEEFVAGWEQFGKQAITYKP; from the coding sequence TTGAGGAAAGCGATTTTACCATTGATTTTCTTGCTTGCGGGTTGTACGGGTGCTGATAGCCCTCCTCCAGAGTCAGACTCGGCCCCTGATAAGCAGCAACAAACTGAGACGGAGAACTCCGATGAAAAAAATAATTCAGAACAAGACAGTAAGACAAAAGCGAAACTTGACGCTCCCCATATATCGCAATTGCCTGAATTAGAAAGAGGCTGCGAGGTCACAACCCTTGCCATGCTCTTACAGCATGCTGGCAAGGATGTTGACAAGATGGAGTTGTCAAAGGAAATTGCCCATGTCCCCTTTGAGAAAGACGGCATGAGGGGGCATCCGGGAGAGGGATTTGTCGGCAATATGAAGACATTGGACAAGCCGGGGCTAGGTGTCTATCATGGTCCCGTAGCGGAACTAGGAGAAGCTTACCTTCCCGGAAAAATACTTGACCTGACCGGAGAAGAATTTAACGAAGTGGAGAAACATGTAAAAGATGGCCGTCCAGTATGGGTGCTGGTACCAAGTACCTTTGCTGTCGTACCAGACAAGCACTGGGAAACTTGGAATACCAAGAAAGGCAAAGAGAAGATTACTTACAAATGGCACTCGGTACTGGTCACCGGCTTTGACGACAAAAACGTGTATGTCAACGATCCGCTAGGCGGCAAAAATGATAAGCTCTCAAAAGAAGAGTTTGTTGCAGGCTGGGAGCAGTTTGGAAAACAAGCAATCACTTATAAACCATAA
- a CDS encoding LLM class flavin-dependent oxidoreductase: protein MKLSVLDQSVISKGDSAGQALNKTVELAQITEELGYTRFWVAEHHNTNGIAGSSPEVLISLIASRTKKIRVGSGGVLLPQYSPYKVAENFKVLETLFPNRIDAGIGRSPGGSATTRLALTDGTRKSLNEFPRQVKDLQGFLRNDLPAEHPYHQVKAYPEGSGFPELWILGITHRGARLAAELGTAFTYGHFITPVNGKRALEQYYREFQPSHLLHKPKANVCVFVICAETQDRAEELVLSQDIWLLRVEKGLDTRIPSLEEARNAPLTSSDRSRIKENRKRMIIGTPEKVRDELLRLGEVYRTDEFMIINNLFSFDHKVNTYTLLADALL from the coding sequence ATGAAATTAAGTGTACTTGACCAGTCTGTCATCAGTAAGGGGGATTCAGCTGGCCAGGCGTTAAATAAGACGGTTGAGTTAGCACAGATCACTGAAGAACTTGGTTACACCAGGTTCTGGGTGGCTGAACATCATAATACCAATGGCATAGCTGGTTCTTCACCAGAAGTATTGATATCCCTTATCGCTTCGAGGACGAAAAAAATCAGGGTAGGTTCAGGAGGTGTTCTGCTCCCGCAATACAGCCCTTACAAAGTCGCGGAAAACTTCAAAGTTCTGGAGACTTTGTTCCCTAACCGGATTGATGCTGGTATAGGCCGCTCTCCGGGTGGATCAGCCACGACAAGGCTGGCATTGACGGATGGGACAAGGAAAAGCTTAAACGAATTCCCGAGACAGGTCAAAGACCTCCAAGGATTTTTAAGAAATGATTTACCCGCTGAACATCCATATCATCAGGTAAAAGCGTACCCTGAGGGATCTGGATTTCCTGAATTATGGATATTAGGAATCACTCACCGAGGCGCGAGACTCGCTGCAGAACTTGGAACAGCTTTTACATACGGCCATTTCATTACGCCAGTTAACGGCAAACGGGCACTGGAACAATATTATCGGGAATTCCAACCTTCCCATTTACTGCATAAGCCTAAAGCAAATGTTTGTGTATTTGTTATTTGCGCGGAAACACAGGATAGAGCCGAAGAATTAGTTTTAAGCCAGGATATATGGCTATTGCGAGTTGAAAAGGGATTGGACACAAGAATCCCATCATTGGAAGAGGCAAGGAATGCTCCACTTACTTCTAGCGATCGCTCCAGGATCAAGGAAAATCGAAAACGAATGATTATTGGTACACCAGAAAAAGTAAGAGATGAACTTTTAAGGCTCGGTGAGGTTTACAGAACGGATGAATTTATGATCATTAACAATCTGTTTAGCTTTGATCATAAGGTAAATACTTACACTTTGCTGGCTGACGCCTTGCTTTAA
- a CDS encoding BC1872 family protein yields the protein MTKTDAIARRILGWKLNRWDRWFDYEKGVFINDSEFQPEQNLVHAMLVVERLEKLGYKFSTNGVSEAAFNQFKGTGENLPEAITNAAYAIIENDSVVTSSSLWRKLS from the coding sequence ATGACTAAAACGGATGCAATTGCACGAAGGATTTTGGGTTGGAAGCTGAACAGGTGGGATCGCTGGTTTGATTATGAAAAAGGCGTTTTCATCAATGACTCTGAATTCCAGCCGGAACAGAACCTTGTACATGCGATGCTGGTTGTCGAAAGATTGGAGAAATTAGGCTATAAATTCTCAACCAATGGAGTTTCCGAGGCCGCTTTTAACCAATTCAAAGGTACCGGGGAAAATCTTCCTGAAGCAATCACAAATGCTGCCTATGCGATCATTGAAAATGACTCAGTCGTCACTAGTTCATCTTTGTGGCGCAAGCTTTCGTAA
- the cydS gene encoding cytochrome bd oxidase small subunit CydS, which yields MAEFTMFYAPFIVIIASIIASFWLAGKDEKVE from the coding sequence ATGGCTGAATTCACTATGTTTTATGCTCCTTTCATTGTCATCATCGCATCGATTATTGCGTCATTCTGGCTGGCAGGGAAGGACGAAAAGGTGGAATAA
- a CDS encoding cytochrome d ubiquinol oxidase subunit II, which yields MTLEIIGISVLWIFLFGYVIVASIDFGAGFFNAYSLFRGKQHILTGIIQRYLSPVWEVTNVFLVFFFVGIVGFFPKTAYYYGTILLVPASIGVVLLAIRGAYYAFTTYGGLKHKRYTYLYGLTGLFIPASLSIVLTISEGGFVEETASGIELDYWALFTSPLTWSIVVLSLTAVLYISAVFLTWYANKAQDEPATELLRKYALIWSVPAIVTATGIIVELRGHNPEHYSRLVDLWWLFAISFILFVGTVYLIGKRKAYGVAFGLLTGQFFIAFFAYGISHYPYLLYPFLSIYDSFTNEAMAIALIIAFIAGLGLLLPSLYLLLRLFLFNKDYVQGKRNDHA from the coding sequence ATGACACTTGAAATAATTGGGATATCGGTGCTCTGGATCTTTCTCTTTGGATATGTCATCGTAGCCTCCATCGATTTTGGAGCAGGTTTTTTCAATGCATACAGCTTGTTCAGGGGAAAGCAGCATATCCTCACAGGAATCATCCAGCGATACTTATCGCCTGTCTGGGAAGTCACCAATGTATTTCTTGTGTTTTTCTTCGTAGGAATTGTCGGCTTCTTTCCTAAAACGGCATATTACTACGGAACCATCCTGCTCGTTCCGGCAAGCATTGGAGTTGTTTTGCTGGCGATCCGCGGGGCTTATTATGCGTTCACGACTTACGGAGGATTGAAGCATAAGAGATACACGTATTTATATGGACTCACTGGCTTGTTCATCCCTGCCTCACTATCGATCGTGCTGACGATTTCAGAGGGAGGCTTTGTGGAGGAGACTGCCTCGGGGATCGAATTGGACTACTGGGCCCTGTTCACCAGTCCATTGACCTGGAGCATTGTTGTTCTTAGTCTGACTGCCGTTCTCTATATATCTGCCGTATTTTTGACCTGGTATGCAAATAAGGCACAGGATGAACCGGCTACGGAACTGCTGAGGAAGTATGCCTTGATTTGGTCTGTGCCGGCAATCGTAACCGCAACAGGCATCATCGTGGAACTTAGGGGCCATAACCCTGAGCATTACAGCAGACTGGTTGATTTATGGTGGCTGTTTGCCATCTCCTTCATCCTGTTTGTGGGGACCGTGTACCTGATTGGAAAACGCAAGGCATACGGAGTGGCGTTCGGACTTTTGACCGGCCAATTCTTTATCGCCTTTTTTGCCTATGGTATTTCGCATTACCCGTATCTGCTATATCCGTTTCTCAGCATATACGACAGCTTTACAAATGAAGCAATGGCCATTGCGCTCATCATCGCGTTCATCGCAGGGCTTGGGCTGCTGTTACCATCACTGTACCTGCTGCTGAGGCTGTTTTTATTTAATAAGGACTATGTTCAGGGGAAGAGGAACGACCACGCATAG
- a CDS encoding cytochrome ubiquinol oxidase subunit I, whose product MGNEESVFFSRVLTELTLSFHIIYATIGVGIPLMIMIAQWLGIKKQDEHYILLARRWTRGFVITVAVGVVTGTAIGLQLSLLWPNFMELAGNVIALPLFMETFAFFFEAIFLGIYLYTWDRFENQKKHLLLLIPVAVGASFSAVFITIVNAFMNAPQGFDLVNGQLVNINPVLAMFNPAMPTKVAHVLATAYMTSAFVLASIGAFRLLKGSNHVYHKKALFLTMKIGLIFSIAAAVIGDFSGKYLAEYQPEKLAAAEWHFETHEGAPLMLYGVLDDGEVKYALKIPYALSILAHSDPNAEVIGLNEFPEDEIPPLYIHYLFDGMVTIGMWMMALSLVYVVGVWMKWSFIRTRWYRWLIVFGGPLSMLAIELGWWFAEVGRQPWILRGIMKVEDAATKSGQVDLMLILFAGLYLILAIGSTVVLTRMFRKNTVEQELADRELEKEGEFR is encoded by the coding sequence ATGGGAAATGAAGAATCAGTTTTTTTCAGCCGTGTCTTGACGGAGCTTACATTATCCTTCCATATTATTTACGCCACTATTGGAGTGGGAATACCGCTGATGATCATGATCGCTCAGTGGCTGGGAATCAAGAAACAGGATGAGCATTATATCCTGCTGGCAAGGAGATGGACGCGCGGTTTTGTCATTACTGTAGCGGTCGGTGTTGTGACCGGGACGGCGATTGGCTTGCAGCTGAGCTTGCTGTGGCCTAATTTTATGGAACTGGCGGGCAATGTCATCGCTCTTCCACTGTTCATGGAAACGTTCGCGTTTTTCTTTGAAGCAATTTTCCTAGGAATATACTTATATACATGGGACCGGTTTGAAAACCAGAAGAAACATTTGCTGCTGTTGATTCCGGTGGCAGTTGGGGCTTCTTTTTCAGCCGTGTTCATCACGATTGTCAATGCATTCATGAATGCGCCGCAAGGCTTTGACCTTGTTAACGGCCAGCTGGTCAATATCAACCCGGTTCTGGCGATGTTCAATCCGGCGATGCCAACGAAGGTCGCACATGTGCTGGCGACAGCTTATATGACTTCAGCATTTGTACTCGCGTCGATTGGCGCATTCCGGCTTTTAAAAGGATCGAATCATGTCTACCATAAAAAAGCATTGTTTTTAACGATGAAGATTGGCCTTATCTTTTCGATTGCCGCTGCGGTCATCGGCGATTTTTCAGGAAAATACCTCGCTGAATACCAGCCGGAAAAGCTGGCAGCAGCAGAATGGCACTTCGAGACGCATGAGGGGGCGCCGTTGATGTTATATGGTGTTCTTGATGACGGCGAAGTAAAATATGCGCTTAAGATTCCTTATGCACTGAGTATCTTGGCTCACAGCGACCCTAACGCTGAAGTGATTGGCCTTAATGAATTCCCTGAAGACGAGATTCCGCCATTGTACATCCATTATCTGTTTGATGGAATGGTGACAATCGGGATGTGGATGATGGCCCTTTCGCTTGTCTATGTTGTGGGCGTGTGGATGAAATGGAGTTTTATCAGAACAAGATGGTACCGCTGGCTGATCGTCTTCGGCGGACCGTTATCGATGCTGGCGATCGAACTGGGCTGGTGGTTCGCGGAAGTCGGTAGGCAGCCTTGGATCCTGCGGGGAATTATGAAGGTTGAGGATGCGGCTACCAAAAGCGGACAGGTCGATTTGATGCTAATTCTGTTTGCAGGTTTATACTTGATCCTGGCAATTGGCAGCACCGTAGTATTAACGAGGATGTTCCGGAAAAATACAGTTGAACAGGAACTGGCAGACAGGGAACTGGAGAAGGAAGGTGAGTTTCGATGA
- a CDS encoding phosphatase PAP2 family protein, with product MKFNLQLLIAFFGSLFGFIFMSYLVQAEHLLVFDQVVIDAVQGLEAEGLTAAMKFFTYIGSLKFIVILTIPIFLFLFYVLRHRLEILVFLSVVYITPILNRLLKLYFHRERPDFHRLIEIGGYSFPSGHAMNAFSFYSILAFLLWRNVPTWLGRVTIIILSTFMILAIGLSRVYLGVHYPSDIIGGFLASGLWVAAVIWFFQRYKEKLEITKRSH from the coding sequence ATGAAGTTCAATCTGCAGCTTTTAATTGCCTTTTTTGGTTCGTTATTCGGCTTTATCTTTATGTCTTATCTGGTACAAGCGGAACATTTGCTGGTGTTCGACCAGGTTGTCATTGATGCGGTCCAGGGGCTCGAAGCAGAGGGTCTGACTGCGGCGATGAAATTCTTTACCTATATCGGCTCCTTAAAATTCATCGTAATCTTGACCATTCCCATTTTTCTATTCCTTTTTTATGTGTTAAGACACAGGCTGGAAATTCTTGTTTTCCTGTCTGTTGTTTATATTACACCGATTCTGAACAGGTTACTGAAACTGTATTTTCATCGAGAACGACCGGATTTCCACAGGCTGATTGAAATAGGGGGATACAGTTTTCCGAGCGGCCATGCGATGAACGCTTTCTCGTTTTACAGCATCCTTGCTTTTCTGCTCTGGCGCAATGTTCCAACCTGGCTGGGGAGAGTCACTATCATCATCCTCAGCACTTTTATGATCTTGGCGATTGGGTTGAGCAGGGTTTATTTAGGTGTCCATTATCCGAGTGATATCATCGGCGGCTTTCTGGCAAGCGGCCTATGGGTGGCAGCCGTTATTTGGTTTTTCCAAAGATATAAAGAAAAGCTTGAAATAACTAAACGTTCACACTGA
- a CDS encoding UDP-glucose dehydrogenase family protein: MKVAVLGTGYVGLSTGVCLAEIGHEVVCIDIDESKIAILKQGRSPIYEPGLEELLVKNSFEGRLTFTASHQQGLREAEIIIIAVGTPQSDDGQADMSFLEQAAKDLAEHIVRDCIVVVKSTVPVGTNEYLKQLLLGQLKNNVEIKMVSNPEFLRQGSAIQDTLKADRIIIGSDDEGASEKIRKMYRPLNVPFLLTDVRSAEMIKYASNAFLATKISFINGIANLCEATGADVEDVAEGMGYDKRIGSAFLKAGIGYGGSCFPKDVKALLHTSRQLGIPFTLLEETIAINDQQQKLLVDKAMKRFGELKGKKIAMLGLSFKPNTDDMREAPSIKIAQALSAFGAEVAACDPVAENNARKVIGDAITYMDSAMEAAKGADALFIVTEWEQFRQLEFEALVAVMKQPIIFDGRNCLDEAGLKACGTIEYYPVGRPAVILKGND, translated from the coding sequence ATGAAGGTCGCTGTACTTGGAACAGGTTATGTAGGATTATCCACCGGTGTCTGCCTCGCTGAAATCGGCCACGAAGTCGTCTGCATAGATATTGATGAAAGCAAAATCGCTATCCTCAAGCAAGGCAGGTCCCCGATTTATGAACCAGGACTTGAAGAACTTCTGGTTAAAAACTCCTTCGAAGGAAGACTGACTTTCACTGCTTCTCATCAGCAAGGATTAAGGGAAGCGGAAATCATCATCATTGCCGTCGGTACACCTCAGAGTGATGATGGGCAGGCAGACATGAGCTTTCTTGAGCAAGCCGCAAAGGACCTCGCTGAACATATCGTCCGGGATTGTATTGTCGTCGTAAAAAGTACGGTTCCAGTGGGAACGAATGAATATTTGAAACAACTGTTACTAGGGCAGTTGAAAAATAATGTTGAAATCAAGATGGTCTCCAATCCGGAGTTCCTGCGGCAGGGATCAGCCATCCAGGATACCTTGAAAGCTGACAGGATTATCATAGGCTCTGATGATGAAGGTGCCTCTGAAAAAATCCGAAAGATGTACCGGCCGCTGAATGTGCCATTTTTATTGACGGATGTGAGAAGCGCTGAAATGATCAAATACGCTTCCAATGCTTTTTTGGCAACGAAGATCAGCTTTATCAATGGAATTGCCAATCTGTGTGAAGCCACAGGAGCTGACGTCGAGGATGTAGCGGAGGGAATGGGCTATGATAAGCGGATTGGATCGGCCTTTTTAAAGGCCGGAATAGGGTACGGCGGATCCTGTTTTCCAAAGGATGTAAAAGCGTTGCTGCACACATCCAGGCAGCTGGGGATTCCGTTCACATTATTGGAAGAGACGATTGCCATCAATGACCAGCAGCAAAAGCTGCTTGTTGATAAGGCCATGAAACGTTTCGGCGAGCTAAAGGGAAAGAAAATTGCCATGCTCGGCCTTTCCTTCAAACCGAATACGGATGATATGAGGGAAGCTCCGTCGATCAAAATTGCACAGGCCTTATCCGCATTTGGAGCTGAGGTTGCAGCCTGCGACCCAGTTGCGGAAAACAATGCAAGGAAAGTCATCGGCGATGCCATCACATATATGGACTCAGCAATGGAGGCTGCAAAAGGTGCAGATGCACTGTTCATCGTCACAGAGTGGGAGCAGTTCAGGCAGCTAGAATTCGAAGCATTAGTGGCTGTCATGAAGCAGCCAATCATCTTTGACGGCAGGAACTGTTTAGATGAAGCTGGCCTGAAGGCATGCGGGACAATTGAATATTATCCAGTCGGGAGGCCGGCGGTTATTTTAAAAGGGAATGATTGA
- the galU gene encoding UTP--glucose-1-phosphate uridylyltransferase GalU — MKIRKAIIPAAGLGTRFLPATKAQPKEMLPIVDKPTIQYIVEEAVASGIEEIIIIIGRGKRSIEDHFDKSYELEDALLRKNKLAILEEVQTISSLAKIYYVRQKEALGLGHAILCARSFIGNEPFAVLLGDDIVKSEIPCLKQIINVFEYCNSSVIAIQSVPDTDVSKYGIVKPKGANLEPNLFYIDSLVEKPSKDKAPSNYAIMGRYVLRPEIFEVLAQLPTGHGGEVQLTDAINELNRRQAVLAYNFEGKRYDIGDKIGFIKATMDFALQREDTRDDVIQYLKDVYEMTGMKRECD; from the coding sequence ATGAAAATCCGCAAAGCGATTATCCCGGCAGCCGGGCTCGGGACACGATTTTTACCGGCAACAAAAGCGCAGCCAAAGGAAATGCTGCCGATCGTTGATAAGCCGACAATCCAATACATCGTAGAGGAAGCAGTCGCCTCGGGGATTGAGGAAATCATTATCATCATCGGCAGGGGAAAGAGATCGATAGAGGATCATTTCGATAAATCCTATGAGCTGGAAGATGCGTTACTAAGAAAGAATAAGCTTGCTATTTTAGAAGAGGTCCAAACTATATCCAGCTTGGCAAAAATCTATTATGTCAGGCAAAAGGAGGCGCTCGGCCTTGGGCACGCCATCCTTTGTGCCAGGAGTTTCATCGGCAATGAACCATTTGCTGTTTTGCTTGGAGATGACATCGTAAAGTCAGAGATTCCATGCTTAAAGCAAATCATCAACGTATTTGAATACTGCAATAGCTCTGTCATTGCTATTCAAAGCGTACCAGATACTGATGTCAGCAAGTATGGAATCGTAAAGCCAAAGGGTGCGAACCTGGAACCAAACTTGTTTTATATCGATTCGCTGGTAGAAAAGCCGTCAAAAGATAAGGCTCCTTCCAATTATGCAATTATGGGACGCTATGTATTGAGGCCGGAAATCTTTGAAGTTCTGGCACAGCTGCCCACCGGCCACGGCGGAGAAGTGCAATTGACCGATGCCATTAATGAGCTGAATAGACGGCAGGCAGTATTGGCCTACAACTTCGAGGGCAAGCGGTATGATATCGGGGATAAAATCGGTTTCATCAAAGCAACGATGGACTTTGCACTGCAAAGGGAAGATACCAGGGATGATGTCATTCAGTATTTAAAAGATGTGTACGAGATGACGGGCATGAAGAGAGAGTGCGACTGA
- a CDS encoding HipA family kinase: MIKPVAYRRKLEGKSNAHLIAFDDGRDYVVKFFQAGFEKTLPNEWVAYCLARYLGLPVPFARLVEIPEEFAKMIPDYDQFTPSQFQFASLYVPNCLDGHQVTNVSGIVNAETLAGIILLDYWLGNRDRTRKNILLQEDTKDIYHLWIIDHAEILGSYNWEIPSIGNLPTGLRKSAAQRMMAAFIEKEEEFIEYLELIKTIPIFLIEEIVSTIPDDWMMTKEEKKAMVTVLLKRRKKILPKLLPRFIKKVYRPLHE, encoded by the coding sequence GTGATTAAACCCGTCGCCTACCGGAGGAAATTAGAAGGGAAATCGAATGCCCATCTCATCGCTTTCGATGATGGCAGAGACTATGTGGTGAAATTTTTCCAGGCTGGTTTTGAAAAGACTTTGCCAAATGAATGGGTAGCCTATTGCCTCGCAAGATACCTCGGTTTGCCTGTTCCTTTTGCAAGGCTGGTCGAAATCCCTGAGGAATTTGCTAAAATGATTCCTGATTACGATCAATTTACTCCTTCGCAGTTTCAATTTGCCTCTTTGTATGTGCCGAACTGCCTTGACGGCCACCAGGTGACAAATGTTTCCGGGATTGTGAATGCAGAGACGCTGGCGGGAATCATTTTGCTTGATTACTGGCTTGGCAACAGGGATCGGACACGCAAAAATATTCTTTTACAGGAAGATACAAAGGATATCTATCATTTATGGATCATTGACCACGCCGAGATTCTAGGATCATATAATTGGGAGATTCCAAGCATCGGAAATTTGCCGACAGGGTTGAGGAAAAGTGCAGCCCAGCGGATGATGGCAGCTTTTATTGAAAAAGAAGAGGAATTCATTGAATACCTCGAGTTAATCAAGACGATCCCGATTTTTTTAATAGAGGAAATTGTTTCTACCATCCCTGATGATTGGATGATGACGAAAGAAGAGAAAAAGGCGATGGTGACTGTGCTGTTGAAAAGGCGCAAGAAGATCCTTCCGAAGCTGCTGCCCCGCTTCATTAAAAAAGTTTACAGGCCTCTTCATGAATAG
- a CDS encoding glycosyltransferase family 4 protein, translating to MKVLVIWRLLTVGGVNAGWRNRSIYFKKHGIDTEFLYTTDHGGLHIMEDIAPVYLTKDENEIVGIIKANNYDAIIVVDTKDAYKWIRKANYTGPVIIEARTPEIIKLQPHLKTFRGIEPETIIVPSNYQKRVVSILTETEPVQVIYNGVDTSFFRPLREREIDYHQAPVMPEEKKIIGWIGRVDKRKNWPMLLEIAKRIKAERNDIEIWLIGGAQSVQREQFAAKWQEENLTDIVKWHPVIPYQQMPHVYAKIRKSGGCTLATTKSESFGNTFIESMACGVPVVASNMMPVTELVLQEKTGMLYYGQNVEDAVKKLYSIIDSPDRQQQMSKTAIRHVQQHFAIEVVADQYIDLLYEIIHGSTEEEISRD from the coding sequence ATGAAAGTACTAGTAATCTGGCGGCTGCTGACTGTTGGCGGAGTGAACGCCGGGTGGAGGAATCGTTCCATCTATTTTAAAAAGCATGGAATTGATACCGAATTTTTATATACGACAGATCATGGCGGTCTTCATATCATGGAGGATATTGCTCCAGTCTACCTGACGAAAGATGAAAACGAAATAGTAGGGATCATCAAAGCCAATAATTATGATGCGATTATCGTTGTCGATACGAAGGATGCCTATAAATGGATCCGGAAAGCGAATTATACAGGCCCTGTGATTATAGAGGCCCGTACCCCGGAAATTATCAAGCTTCAGCCTCATTTAAAAACCTTCAGGGGAATCGAACCTGAAACCATCATTGTCCCTTCCAATTATCAAAAGCGAGTCGTTTCCATATTAACTGAAACTGAGCCAGTCCAGGTGATTTATAACGGAGTGGATACATCGTTCTTCCGCCCTTTGAGGGAAAGGGAAATCGATTATCATCAAGCCCCGGTGATGCCGGAAGAAAAGAAAATCATTGGTTGGATCGGACGAGTGGATAAACGGAAAAACTGGCCGATGCTTCTAGAAATAGCCAAAAGAATCAAAGCTGAACGAAATGATATTGAAATTTGGCTGATCGGTGGCGCGCAAAGCGTCCAGCGGGAACAGTTCGCCGCCAAATGGCAGGAGGAGAACCTGACAGATATCGTAAAATGGCACCCCGTCATTCCTTATCAACAAATGCCGCATGTCTATGCGAAAATCCGCAAGTCCGGAGGCTGCACGCTGGCGACAACCAAGTCTGAATCCTTTGGCAATACCTTTATTGAATCGATGGCATGCGGTGTACCTGTAGTGGCTTCGAACATGATGCCGGTAACAGAGCTGGTGCTTCAGGAGAAGACCGGCATGCTCTACTACGGACAAAATGTCGAGGATGCTGTCAAAAAGCTATACTCCATTATTGACTCCCCTGATCGGCAGCAGCAAATGTCCAAGACAGCCATCCGGCATGTCCAGCAGCATTTTGCGATTGAAGTCGTTGCGGACCAGTATATCGATTTATTGTACGAAATCATCCATGGCAGCACAGAGGAGGAGATCAGCCGTGATTAA